The DNA segment AGTGGGGCAACCTTGGCAAAGGCATTGATCACGGCGGCGTGATCTCCGGCGCGGGTGGAGTCGAGAGCATGAATCAGTTCCTTGCCGCCCAGTGCTTCGGCTGCCCGCAGAGCCGAGTCGAGCATGTGCGGGGTTCGTCCGCGATGCACTGCCCGCAGGGATTCCAGTTCCCGTTCCCGAAGCTGGTTTGTCTCAGCCTGCATGGTATGGTGGGTGTCAATGACCAGCGGAAGGAACCATTGGTACAGTCCTGCCACCTGCTCGGCAGTGAGGCCCAGTCGGAACGCCGCATTCTTGAACCCGTTGATCATGTCCTCCTGCATTTCATAGCCATCAGGCAGGTCGATGTCCGGCAAGGTATAGCCCTCAGGGTGATCGGGACGCCCCAGTGCGGAATAAAGGGTATTTCGCTGTTCGTCGTCTCCCTGACCCTCTGGAACACGAATATATCCTTCCGGGGTTTTGCCGAGCAGTCGTTGGGCGTGGACCAGGGCTTTGACGGCTTCATCCTTGGATGTATAATTTTTCAGGGTAGGGTGTTCCCGTAAGGGAATTTCTTCTTCCCGGCCGTCCTCGCGGGCATTTTTGATGGTCCATTCCGCGGGCAGGGTCTGTTGCCAGTTCTGGGGGATGTTTTGGGTATTCATTGGAGTATCTCCTTGTTGATGAAGTTGGTTTCGTCACACATGTGTTTGACATGCAGGACCAGGGATCGTCGGCCTTCGTTGAAGTCGGTGCGGCCGGGGTCAGTGGAGAAATTAGAGCGCAGGAAACCTGCCCTTTTCTCCAGAT comes from the Pseudodesulfovibrio piezophilus C1TLV30 genome and includes:
- a CDS encoding Bbp19 family protein, encoding MAFDPLELHCAYRRIFDTPDGQAIMDDLEKRAGFLRSNFSTDPGRTDFNEGRRSLVLHVKHMCDETNFINKEILQ